AACCCACACAGGAGCTTATCATGCCTAAAGTTACCATGCGCCAAATGCTTGAAGCTGGCGTTCATTTCGGTCACCAAACCCGTTACTGGAACCCTAAAATGGGTCAGTTCATCTTTGGTGAGCGCAACAAGATTCATATCATTAACCTTGAGCAAACCCTGCCAATGTTCAATGATGCGACCAACTTCATCGGCAAGCTGGCCGCCAAGGGTGGCAAAATCCTGTTCGTCGGTACCAAGCGTTCCGCGCGTGAAGCCGTTCAGGAAGCTGCCATTGCCTGCAAAATGCCTTACGTCAACCACCGTTGGCTGGGCGGGATGCTGACCAATTTCAAGACCGTCAAGCAATCCATCCGCCGCCTGAAAGATCTGGAAAAAATGGCCGAAGACGGTTCTTTCCAGAAACTGGGCAAGAAAGAAGTGCTGATGCTGACCCGCGAATCTGAAAAGCTGGAGCGCAGCCTGGGCGGTATCAAGGATATGCGTGGCCTGCCAGACGCGATTTTCATCATTGACGTAGGTTACGAAAAAATTGCCGTACAGGAAGCCAACAAACTGGGCATTCCGGTTATCGGCGTGGTGGATACCAACAACTCCCTGGCAGGTATTGATTATGTGATTCCTGGCAATGATGACGCGATCCGCGCTATCCAGCTGTACGTTTCAGCCGCTTCTGACGCGGTTAACGAAGGCCATGTAGCGGCTGCGGTTGCGCCTGAAGCTGAAGTTGCGGCAGCCGATGCAGCAGCTGCTGATGAAGCGGAACCAACCACTGATGCGGCGGCAGCTGAATAAGCTGAATAAGTCGCCCAAGTAAAAAGATTCAAGGAGTTATTCTGATGGCAATTACTGCTGGAATGGTAAAAGAGCTGCGCGAGCGTACTGGCGCAGGCATGATGGAATGTAAGAAAGCCCTGACCGACACCAACGGCGACATGGAAGCTGCAATCGACCTGATGCGCAAATCCGGCGCTGCCAAGGCTGACAAGAAAGCTGGCCGCGTGGCTGCTGAAGGCCGCATGGTGATTACGATTGCCGCTGATGGCAAACAAGCTGCCATGGTTGAAG
The sequence above is drawn from the Thiothrix nivea DSM 5205 genome and encodes:
- the rpsB gene encoding 30S ribosomal protein S2, with the protein product MPKVTMRQMLEAGVHFGHQTRYWNPKMGQFIFGERNKIHIINLEQTLPMFNDATNFIGKLAAKGGKILFVGTKRSAREAVQEAAIACKMPYVNHRWLGGMLTNFKTVKQSIRRLKDLEKMAEDGSFQKLGKKEVLMLTRESEKLERSLGGIKDMRGLPDAIFIIDVGYEKIAVQEANKLGIPVIGVVDTNNSLAGIDYVIPGNDDAIRAIQLYVSAASDAVNEGHVAAAVAPEAEVAAADAAAADEAEPTTDAAAAE